In Bacteroidota bacterium, a single window of DNA contains:
- a CDS encoding carboxypeptidase-like regulatory domain-containing protein: MRRATTGLFFGLVLFTVNSCRQPSTPSETANIHGRVELVDNPWFTPPYSGVTVALEGTGYSAMSDDSGYFTLKNVPSGTYNVRFSKPGYGDVRWMSTTVTGGGNTDVYWPLTGSWTNQYSQLLYPISKVVTALDGLRFLDTTVLPRGGNATSGPMFMASGTALPDLTQPQYPQYYEAMALYVSHSSDVSAQPGHYATFFYGSNVYAFREGTNNFVVTAPIDTTTGRFHLLIMQTDLKYFGFKSGDSIYVAAYGAPTYGGFPANDYWDPILQQYVLTAINQTPSPVIGTVVP; encoded by the coding sequence ATGAGACGAGCTACAACGGGTCTATTCTTCGGTCTTGTCCTTTTTACGGTCAACTCATGCAGACAGCCATCCACACCCAGTGAAACAGCCAACATCCACGGCCGCGTTGAACTGGTGGACAATCCGTGGTTCACACCACCGTATAGTGGCGTGACGGTCGCGCTCGAAGGGACCGGCTATTCGGCCATGTCTGACGACAGTGGATACTTCACACTTAAGAATGTCCCGAGTGGTACGTATAACGTCCGCTTCTCGAAGCCGGGCTATGGGGACGTTCGCTGGATGTCCACTACGGTGACGGGTGGTGGAAACACCGACGTGTATTGGCCCCTAACGGGTTCTTGGACGAACCAATATTCGCAGCTACTTTATCCGATCTCGAAAGTCGTGACCGCCCTCGATGGTCTTCGCTTTCTCGATACTACGGTTCTGCCGCGCGGCGGTAATGCTACGTCCGGACCCATGTTCATGGCGAGCGGCACTGCCCTCCCCGATTTGACCCAGCCGCAATACCCGCAATACTATGAAGCGATGGCTCTGTACGTCTCTCACTCTTCTGATGTCTCAGCGCAGCCGGGACACTATGCGACGTTCTTTTATGGGAGTAATGTTTATGCTTTTCGGGAGGGGACGAATAATTTTGTCGTCACCGCTCCGATCGACACGACGACCGGGAGGTTTCACCTGCTCATCATGCAGACCGACTTGAAGTACTTCGGGTTCAAATCGGGCGATTCGATTTATGTCGCGGCTTATGGCGCGCCAACCTATGGAGGGTTTCCGGCCAACGACTACTGGGATCCCATTCTCCAGCAATACGTGCTCACGGCCATCAACCAAACACCCTCGCCAGTGATCGGGACGGTCGTGCCGTAG
- the murA gene encoding UDP-N-acetylglucosamine 1-carboxyvinyltransferase has protein sequence MDAFLVKGGKPLSGTVRVSGTKNLISKVMVASMLSDSASTFTNAPIKLGEVDITGDIAKSLGTEIAMSSEANGTLTIQTSQFSTTVVPERFAGLNRIPILMIGPMLHRTGTASVPMPGGDKIGVRPVNYHISALEQMGAKIEFVDNYFHCTADKLTGTSITLPFPSVGATENIIMSAVLARGTTIIDNAAVEPEIIELMRYLQRMGAIINLETNRRIVIDGVDRLKGAQQRIMPDRIEAASFACAAIATKGDIFIEGALQSTMMTFLNNIRRAGADFDVTGGGIRFFYKDRLKPLAIETDVHPGFMTDWQQPWVLMMTQAHGMSVVHETVYENRFGYTQELRNMGAQIQLYKSCLGGNPCRFKTLVHPHSAVILGPTKLKGSRITIPDLRAGFVYLIAASLAEGESITTGIHHVERGYEHIQQKLAGLGVDIERITVDDV, from the coding sequence ATGGATGCTTTTCTGGTAAAGGGCGGCAAGCCGCTGTCGGGTACGGTCCGGGTTTCAGGCACGAAGAACTTGATATCGAAGGTGATGGTCGCCTCGATGCTCTCGGACAGCGCGAGTACGTTCACGAATGCGCCGATCAAGTTAGGCGAGGTCGATATTACGGGCGACATAGCGAAATCGCTAGGTACAGAGATCGCCATGTCGAGCGAAGCGAATGGGACGCTGACGATCCAGACCTCACAATTCTCGACCACGGTCGTGCCAGAGCGATTTGCCGGTCTGAATCGAATTCCGATCCTGATGATCGGACCGATGCTGCACCGGACCGGAACGGCATCAGTACCAATGCCCGGTGGAGACAAGATTGGGGTACGTCCGGTGAACTACCACATCAGCGCGCTCGAACAAATGGGTGCGAAGATCGAGTTTGTCGACAACTACTTCCATTGCACGGCCGACAAGCTGACCGGTACGTCAATCACACTGCCGTTTCCCTCGGTTGGTGCGACGGAAAACATTATCATGAGTGCGGTGCTTGCTCGGGGCACGACGATCATCGATAACGCGGCAGTCGAGCCGGAGATCATCGAGTTGATGCGCTACCTGCAGCGGATGGGCGCGATCATCAATCTAGAAACGAATCGGCGCATCGTGATCGATGGTGTGGATCGTCTGAAAGGCGCGCAGCAGCGCATCATGCCGGACCGCATCGAAGCAGCGAGCTTCGCCTGCGCGGCCATCGCGACGAAGGGCGACATCTTTATCGAAGGCGCGCTGCAATCGACCATGATGACGTTCCTCAACAATATCCGTCGCGCCGGAGCAGATTTCGACGTGACGGGCGGCGGCATTCGGTTCTTCTACAAGGATCGACTCAAGCCGCTTGCAATCGAGACCGATGTGCATCCCGGTTTTATGACGGACTGGCAGCAACCCTGGGTGCTGATGATGACGCAAGCGCATGGCATGTCCGTCGTCCACGAGACGGTATACGAGAACCGATTCGGATATACGCAGGAGTTGCGAAATATGGGTGCGCAGATTCAGCTCTACAAGTCGTGCTTAGGTGGGAATCCGTGTCGCTTCAAGACACTGGTGCATCCGCACTCAGCGGTCATACTCGGCCCAACGAAGCTGAAGGGAAGCCGCATTACCATCCCGGATTTGCGGGCGGGATTCGTCTATCTCATTGCTGCGAGTCTGGCCGAAGGCGAGTCAATTACGACAGGAATCCATCATGTCGAGCGTGGTTATGAGCATATTCAGCAAAAGCTCGCGGGACTGGGAGTGGATATCGAACGAATTACGGTTGACGACGTGTAA
- a CDS encoding dienelactone hydrolase family protein, with translation MNYIVRPPQAPTPNPTTLIVMHGYGADEHDLVPIAEQLDPRLLIISLQAPIQLGSGGKAWYHLIQLESGLAPDDYSRHESEEMLVHELTPIIRAEGGDPSKVILMGFSQGAAMTYSLISTYNLAQYGLQVHAIIVMSGYLPRDILPLIMERQFAGLPVFISHGEFDELIPWQAMPEAEKLLSQQGAVVQSKMYSCGHGVLPETVEDIRNWFATLDLL, from the coding sequence TTGAACTATATCGTCCGACCGCCTCAAGCACCGACTCCAAATCCGACCACCCTCATTGTCATGCACGGCTATGGCGCTGACGAGCACGATCTCGTCCCGATTGCCGAGCAACTGGACCCACGCTTGCTCATCATTAGCCTTCAGGCTCCGATCCAGCTTGGCAGCGGCGGCAAGGCGTGGTATCATCTGATCCAGCTTGAAAGCGGACTCGCGCCAGATGATTACAGCCGCCACGAAAGCGAGGAGATGCTCGTCCACGAACTCACCCCCATCATCAGGGCCGAAGGCGGTGATCCATCGAAGGTCATCCTGATGGGATTCAGTCAGGGCGCCGCGATGACCTATTCGCTCATTTCGACCTACAACCTCGCCCAATATGGTCTTCAGGTTCATGCGATCATCGTAATGTCCGGCTATTTGCCACGCGATATTCTTCCTCTGATTATGGAACGCCAGTTTGCTGGACTCCCGGTCTTTATCTCGCACGGCGAGTTTGATGAACTCATTCCCTGGCAAGCCATGCCCGAGGCCGAAAAACTCCTGTCGCAGCAAGGCGCTGTGGTACAATCCAAAATGTACTCGTGCGGACATGGTGTCCTACCCGAGACGGTCGAGGATATTCGCAACTGGTTCGCAACACTCGACCTCCTCTAA
- a CDS encoding phosphoribosylglycinamide formyltransferase, which yields MLASGRGTNLANIHNEILAGRLASVELAVVISNNSGSGAMEYARQHEIPLAHVSLLKSGSDPARYEHDLLQAFKSHGVEIIALAGYMKRLPDAIVKAYEHRILNVHPALLPTFGGAAMYGRHVHEAVLAAGCKVSGATVHLVTNEYDAGQIVMQKCCLVTEEDTAASLAERVRRIEFELYPKAIDLLACDMILVDGNRARILN from the coding sequence GTGCTGGCATCGGGCCGAGGGACGAATTTGGCCAATATCCATAACGAGATCCTGGCGGGCCGGCTTGCCTCGGTTGAACTGGCCGTGGTTATTTCGAACAACTCCGGCTCTGGAGCAATGGAATACGCCCGGCAGCATGAGATTCCATTGGCGCATGTCTCGCTTCTAAAATCTGGCAGCGATCCTGCAAGATACGAGCACGATCTGCTACAAGCTTTCAAGTCACATGGCGTGGAGATCATCGCACTGGCCGGTTATATGAAGCGATTGCCGGACGCGATTGTTAAAGCATACGAGCATCGGATACTGAACGTTCATCCGGCGCTATTGCCGACGTTTGGAGGAGCCGCGATGTATGGCAGGCACGTCCATGAGGCGGTGCTGGCTGCCGGGTGCAAAGTGAGCGGGGCGACCGTGCATTTGGTAACGAATGAATACGATGCGGGCCAGATCGTCATGCAGAAATGTTGCCTCGTAACAGAAGAGGATACTGCCGCGAGCCTTGCCGAACGTGTTCGCCGAATCGAATTTGAACTGTATCCAAAAGCCATAGATTTGTTAGCTTGCGACATGATCCTGGTGGATGGGAACCGAGCCAGAATTCTGAACTAA
- the purH gene encoding bifunctional phosphoribosylaminoimidazolecarboxamide formyltransferase/IMP cyclohydrolase translates to MSTHPKTEVTIAVDRIPIRRALISVFDKMGLDRVANSLAERGVEIWSTGGTEKYLRGLGIAVRSVSDVTQSPEVFDGRLKTLHPVVHGGLLFRRELASHVEQAAEHGIPPIDLLIVNLYPFEETRAKVGATQEDIIEQIDIGGPAMLRSAAKNFRGVALLTSPMQYERFLSEIEREGSTSSAFRFDLAREGFELVAHYDKAIADYFRSIPNNGSARTADRLEISLPLIQSLRYGENPQQQAALYGEELPKICRQLWGKELSYNNILDMSSALGLIAEFLPYDKTVAAIIKHMNPCGVAEGSDPLDAFNRAFETDPESPFGGIIAVNAPIDGALAERLNAFFSEVILAPEFSPEALELLKKKKDRRLIRFDPDQLQRAVHGMVEVRSVIGGILRQSTDRELLSNSALSSVTSHAVTDGPKHGLTFANKVVKHLKSNAIAFCGMQDGFARTLGLGAGQTSRVESVRIAIEHANRNGLDLRGSFVASDAFFPFADSLNAIAEAGAAAVIEPGGSVRDAEVVKAAEERGIALVMTGQRHFRH, encoded by the coding sequence ATGTCAACACATCCGAAGACCGAAGTAACGATCGCAGTAGACCGAATTCCCATTCGACGCGCCCTGATCAGCGTTTTCGATAAGATGGGCCTGGATCGAGTAGCCAACTCCTTGGCCGAGCGCGGCGTGGAGATTTGGTCCACCGGCGGGACCGAGAAATATCTGCGTGGGTTGGGGATTGCGGTTCGATCCGTCAGTGATGTGACGCAATCGCCGGAGGTTTTCGATGGTCGATTGAAGACCTTGCATCCCGTGGTTCATGGTGGACTGCTCTTCCGCAGAGAACTGGCGTCGCATGTTGAACAGGCGGCTGAGCATGGCATCCCTCCCATCGATCTGCTGATCGTTAATCTGTATCCGTTCGAAGAAACGCGAGCGAAGGTTGGCGCAACGCAAGAGGATATTATCGAACAGATTGACATTGGCGGGCCGGCGATGCTCCGGAGTGCTGCAAAGAATTTCCGAGGTGTGGCGCTGCTTACGAGTCCGATGCAATATGAGCGATTCCTGAGCGAGATCGAGCGGGAGGGGAGTACCAGCTCGGCGTTTCGCTTCGATCTGGCTCGTGAAGGTTTCGAGCTTGTAGCGCATTATGATAAGGCCATCGCTGATTATTTTCGGAGTATTCCCAATAACGGGAGTGCAAGGACTGCTGACAGACTCGAGATATCGCTGCCGCTTATCCAGTCGCTACGCTATGGCGAGAATCCGCAGCAGCAGGCCGCGCTCTATGGCGAGGAGCTTCCGAAGATATGCCGGCAATTGTGGGGCAAGGAGCTATCCTACAATAATATCCTGGATATGTCTTCGGCGCTTGGCCTGATTGCTGAATTTCTGCCTTATGATAAGACGGTGGCTGCGATCATCAAGCACATGAATCCATGCGGGGTCGCGGAAGGATCTGACCCGTTGGACGCGTTCAATCGTGCCTTTGAGACCGATCCTGAAAGTCCGTTCGGCGGGATTATCGCGGTGAATGCTCCGATCGACGGCGCGCTTGCAGAACGTCTCAATGCCTTTTTCAGTGAGGTTATTCTCGCGCCAGAGTTCTCACCGGAAGCGCTTGAGCTATTGAAGAAGAAGAAGGACCGCCGGCTGATTCGATTCGATCCAGACCAGTTGCAGCGGGCGGTGCACGGAATGGTCGAGGTTCGATCGGTCATCGGGGGGATTCTCCGGCAGAGCACAGATCGAGAATTATTGAGCAATTCCGCCCTATCGTCTGTTACGTCTCATGCTGTCACGGATGGACCGAAGCATGGACTGACCTTTGCGAACAAAGTCGTCAAGCACTTGAAATCGAACGCCATAGCGTTTTGCGGCATGCAGGATGGTTTTGCGCGAACACTGGGCTTGGGTGCCGGACAAACCTCCCGCGTGGAGTCGGTTCGAATCGCTATTGAGCATGCAAATCGAAATGGGCTCGATTTACGCGGCTCCTTCGTGGCAAGCGATGCGTTCTTTCCATTCGCGGATAGCCTGAACGCGATTGCAGAGGCCGGAGCGGCCGCAGTCATCGAGCCGGGTGGCTCCGTGAGAGACGCGGAAGTCGTAAAGGCGGCTGAGGAACGCGGCATCGCGCTTGTAATGACAGGCCAGAGACATTTTAGACACTAA
- a CDS encoding rod shape-determining protein gives MLSLFSADIAVDLGTANTLIYMKGKGIVLNEPSIVAFDSTTKKIVAIGREAQAMVGRTHRDIQTIRPMKDGVIADFEIAEGMLRALIKKVHPSWLPSRRIVISVPSGITEVEKRAVRDSAEHAGAKEVHLIAEPMAAAIGIGLDVEAPVGNIIIDIGGGTTEIAVIALSGIVNQESIRVAGDELTMAVMQFFKRNYNILIGERTAELIKCQVGSAMPLEEELMVEVKGRDLVAGIPKTIEVSSTEVREALADPVNAIVEAVKVSLERTPPELSADILDRGMMLSGGGALLKGLDERLRLETNLPVHVADDPLTAVVRGTGKVLEDLSHFMKVLIKSRRY, from the coding sequence ATGCTAAGCTTATTCAGCGCAGACATTGCGGTCGATCTTGGGACGGCCAATACCCTCATCTATATGAAGGGGAAGGGGATCGTTTTGAACGAGCCCTCGATCGTGGCATTCGACTCGACCACGAAGAAGATCGTTGCCATCGGCCGTGAGGCCCAGGCCATGGTCGGCCGCACACATCGTGACATTCAGACGATCCGGCCGATGAAGGATGGCGTCATCGCTGACTTTGAAATCGCCGAGGGCATGCTTCGGGCGCTCATTAAGAAAGTACACCCCTCGTGGCTGCCCTCGCGCCGGATCGTGATTAGCGTGCCTTCTGGTATTACGGAAGTTGAAAAGCGAGCGGTGCGTGACTCCGCAGAGCATGCTGGAGCGAAAGAAGTGCATCTCATCGCAGAGCCAATGGCGGCCGCGATTGGTATCGGGCTCGATGTTGAGGCACCGGTGGGCAATATCATTATTGATATCGGCGGCGGAACGACTGAAATTGCTGTTATCGCGCTTTCTGGCATCGTGAATCAGGAGTCGATCCGCGTGGCGGGTGACGAGTTGACGATGGCTGTGATGCAGTTCTTCAAGCGCAACTATAACATCCTCATTGGAGAGCGGACAGCCGAACTCATCAAGTGTCAGGTTGGCAGTGCCATGCCACTGGAAGAAGAATTGATGGTGGAGGTCAAAGGGCGCGATCTTGTTGCGGGTATTCCGAAGACAATCGAAGTCAGTTCGACCGAAGTTCGCGAGGCGCTGGCCGATCCCGTCAATGCGATCGTTGAGGCGGTGAAGGTGAGCCTTGAGCGGACCCCGCCTGAACTTTCGGCAGATATTCTCGACCGGGGTATGATGCTTTCGGGAGGCGGCGCGTTGCTGAAGGGCCTGGACGAGCGGCTGCGGTTGGAGACAAACCTGCCAGTCCACGTTGCCGATGATCCGTTGACTGCGGTCGTTCGCGGTACAGGAAAGGTGCTAGAAGACCTTTCCCATTTTATGAAGGTCTTAATAAAGAGTAGACGATATTAA
- the mreC gene encoding rod shape-determining protein MreC — protein sequence MRRFLDLIIAFKEYVALTVFVSASLTMIAVSRTTDVMPLRAFATGVVGSIQSIYSWIPNPVTLRRENRELEAKSIELAAEVGRLRRAEAENSELRRLLGIGPHPGWKLAAAEVVGKTTSFQRNMLTINLGSNEHVVPGMAVMTDAGLVGRVYAASANFSLVQMLFNTDLRIASKIARTRVEGIVAWDGGPTLVMRNVPKALDVEVGDLVVSSEYSSFFAADIPIGTIIRMEPEPNSLFRRITLEPAVNLFRVEHVYVVLKDEARERERLSLEALPEQPPTKLPKR from the coding sequence GTGCGTCGATTCCTCGATCTAATTATCGCGTTCAAAGAGTATGTCGCATTGACGGTGTTCGTCTCGGCGTCCTTGACGATGATTGCGGTTTCGCGAACGACGGACGTGATGCCGCTTCGTGCGTTTGCCACCGGAGTGGTTGGTTCGATCCAATCGATCTATTCATGGATTCCGAATCCTGTCACCTTACGCCGTGAAAATCGAGAGTTGGAAGCAAAGTCCATTGAACTCGCCGCCGAAGTCGGTCGCCTTCGGCGTGCCGAAGCGGAAAATTCGGAATTACGACGGCTCCTTGGCATCGGGCCACACCCTGGCTGGAAACTAGCGGCGGCCGAAGTGGTGGGCAAAACGACAAGCTTTCAGCGTAATATGCTAACGATCAATCTTGGATCGAACGAGCATGTTGTCCCAGGAATGGCCGTGATGACTGATGCCGGCCTTGTTGGCCGAGTCTATGCCGCAAGCGCGAACTTTTCGCTCGTGCAAATGCTCTTCAATACGGATTTGCGCATCGCCTCCAAGATTGCTCGGACTCGTGTCGAAGGTATTGTCGCATGGGATGGAGGACCAACGCTCGTAATGCGGAACGTGCCGAAGGCACTCGATGTGGAAGTTGGCGATCTCGTAGTTTCGAGCGAGTATTCCTCATTTTTCGCTGCGGATATTCCAATCGGTACGATTATTCGGATGGAACCCGAACCGAACTCGCTTTTTCGACGCATTACACTGGAGCCTGCCGTGAATCTCTTTCGGGTTGAACACGTCTATGTGGTCCTGAAGGACGAAGCGCGCGAGCGAGAGCGGCTTTCCCTGGAAGCATTGCCGGAACAACCACCAACCAAGCTACCGAAACGCTAA
- the mreD gene encoding rod shape-determining protein MreD, with amino-acid sequence MQFAAYGGVGLLIIIVQVLISRFLSIAGVSPDFLLIFLMYVTMREGQFAGIVSGFVLGLGLDIMSSGIFGAHALSKTVACFLVGFFYDRERLEQNIRNWPFLMLTLLGAIINNALYYFLLTRGGEMSFAEFAFQYGAVGALYTVFIAIFPLLYWSRKRAY; translated from the coding sequence ATGCAATTCGCGGCTTATGGAGGAGTCGGACTCCTCATCATCATCGTCCAGGTTCTGATCAGCAGATTCCTCTCGATCGCGGGTGTCTCGCCGGATTTTTTGCTCATCTTCCTGATGTACGTGACGATGCGCGAAGGCCAATTTGCGGGAATTGTGAGTGGGTTTGTGCTGGGGCTTGGATTGGATATTATGTCGAGTGGCATCTTTGGCGCCCATGCTCTCTCGAAGACCGTGGCATGCTTCCTCGTGGGCTTCTTTTACGATCGGGAGCGACTCGAGCAGAACATCCGCAACTGGCCATTTCTGATGCTCACACTACTCGGCGCGATCATCAATAATGCGCTCTATTACTTCCTCTTGACGCGAGGCGGTGAAATGTCCTTTGCAGAATTTGCGTTTCAGTATGGCGCCGTCGGTGCGCTCTATACCGTGTTCATCGCAATCTTTCCGCTTCTCTATTGGTCGCGCAAGCGGGCATACTAA
- a CDS encoding 2,3-bisphosphoglycerate-dependent phosphoglycerate mutase produces the protein MGKLILLRHGESQWNLENRFTGWVDIPLTDKGRQEALEAGRRIKNIPLDRGFTSVLIRAIESMDIALRGAEQTKMHYEKDKALNERMYGDLQGLNKEETAKKYGAEQVHIWRRSYDVPPPNGESLKDTAARTLPYFRSQILPLAQQCENILIVAHGNSLRSIVMELDQLSKEEVLHLNLATGVPIVYDIDPNGRVLEKTILEPAAESSVA, from the coding sequence ATGGGAAAACTGATTTTACTTCGGCATGGCGAATCACAATGGAACCTCGAGAACCGATTTACCGGCTGGGTCGATATTCCGCTTACGGACAAAGGTAGGCAAGAAGCACTTGAGGCGGGACGACGAATCAAAAATATTCCACTTGATAGGGGCTTTACTTCTGTTTTGATCCGTGCCATCGAATCAATGGACATTGCACTGCGAGGCGCCGAGCAGACGAAAATGCATTACGAGAAGGACAAAGCCCTCAACGAGCGGATGTATGGGGACTTGCAAGGCCTGAACAAAGAAGAGACCGCGAAGAAATACGGCGCAGAGCAAGTGCATATTTGGCGGCGTAGTTATGATGTCCCCCCTCCCAACGGTGAGAGCCTGAAAGATACCGCCGCCCGGACGCTGCCATACTTTCGCTCGCAGATCCTTCCGCTGGCACAACAATGCGAAAATATTCTCATTGTTGCTCATGGTAATTCGCTTCGCTCGATCGTTATGGAGTTAGACCAACTTTCGAAAGAAGAGGTACTTCATTTGAATTTGGCAACGGGCGTTCCGATTGTTTATGATATCGATCCCAATGGGCGCGTGCTTGAGAAGACGATTCTGGAGCCAGCGGCAGAAAGTTCTGTTGCGTGA
- a CDS encoding GNAT family N-acetyltransferase — protein sequence MSAVRVVPYQAEQHEKLWDKFVARSMNGTVFHSQRFLDYHPPGRFNFHHLLFFEREKLVALLPGGLSNDASAFESPAGASYGSFVTEDISAQTALDVVAAFEDYVRERGFHNVYLTSAPVIYQPVLTQNLEFALLYRGYAYQRHYISHVVDLRRPGSLFDRFKPAARTYIRRAEREEQGVTVEHVARAQFLEGIEEFYPILIENKAKFDAKPTHTLEDLKRLHELLPNLMELFLVRKNGEAIAGLLYFIANKRVALVFYQMLRYEHQHIRPIYLVMREAAEWAKANGYAFVDIGVSQDTSDANPMTPALSLIHFKEKFDSRGVLRSTLHKQYG from the coding sequence GTGAGCGCCGTTCGTGTCGTCCCGTACCAGGCGGAGCAGCATGAGAAGCTGTGGGATAAATTCGTCGCGCGCTCGATGAACGGGACCGTCTTCCATTCGCAGCGATTTCTGGACTATCATCCACCCGGCCGTTTCAACTTCCATCATCTTCTTTTTTTCGAACGTGAGAAGTTAGTTGCGCTTTTGCCAGGTGGTCTGAGCAACGATGCCAGTGCCTTCGAATCACCGGCTGGTGCCAGCTATGGTTCGTTTGTGACAGAAGACATCAGCGCCCAGACAGCGCTCGATGTCGTGGCTGCCTTTGAGGATTACGTTCGTGAGCGGGGCTTTCATAATGTCTATCTTACCAGCGCCCCGGTAATTTATCAACCAGTTCTAACGCAGAATCTTGAATTTGCCCTTCTGTATCGCGGGTATGCCTATCAGCGACATTATATATCGCATGTGGTAGATCTTCGGCGTCCGGGTTCGTTGTTTGATCGATTCAAGCCTGCGGCGCGCACGTATATTCGTCGCGCTGAAAGGGAAGAGCAAGGTGTCACAGTGGAGCATGTTGCGCGCGCACAGTTCTTGGAAGGCATTGAAGAATTCTATCCAATCCTTATCGAGAACAAAGCCAAGTTTGATGCTAAGCCTACTCACACGTTAGAAGATCTAAAGCGGCTCCATGAACTGTTGCCGAATCTGATGGAGTTGTTCCTAGTCCGCAAAAACGGCGAGGCAATTGCAGGACTGCTCTATTTCATTGCCAACAAGCGGGTTGCGTTGGTATTTTACCAGATGCTGCGCTACGAGCACCAGCACATTCGTCCGATCTATCTCGTGATGCGTGAAGCAGCGGAATGGGCCAAGGCGAATGGTTATGCATTTGTGGATATCGGTGTTTCGCAAGACACCAGCGATGCCAACCCGATGACGCCTGCGCTCAGCTTGATTCACTTCAAAGAGAAGTTTGATTCGCGCGGCGTGCTCCGCTCGACGCTGCATAAACAGTATGGCTGA
- a CDS encoding glycosyltransferase: MAESAKSLLMLFLGDPVTDRRVQSFERLFQEAGWNVELLAVKLVYTHGPRKFSEYHRKLARAVIGKRADIVMACDLYSLSVAAWMRKNGRAKKLVYDAREVYTELPAVAHKPLRRAIWKQVEHHGLTSTDIIVVTAPHDLQAILDVHGFIPRSMLIRNLPWKNEMLRRHQAQLEDYGIPVGSNVVVYLGGLQQGRGLEAAVQSVVATAAHLFMIGDGALRQTIEQLAVKEGVGDQVHFAGALPSDHALALAASCDVGLVIVEPVSKSYELALPSKLFEYMMAGIPIVTNHMRHVQELFEDKPWIEFVSITPEAIRAGITKAMKVSAIARFEEKRLALQRYHFASDASPLIGLLDSALSIQ, from the coding sequence ATGGCTGAGTCCGCAAAGTCCCTGTTGATGCTGTTCCTGGGGGATCCCGTGACGGATCGCCGTGTGCAGAGCTTCGAGCGACTATTTCAGGAAGCGGGATGGAATGTTGAGCTACTTGCAGTCAAGCTAGTATACACGCATGGTCCAAGAAAATTCTCCGAATATCACCGGAAACTTGCGCGCGCGGTGATCGGCAAACGTGCGGATATTGTAATGGCGTGCGATCTTTACTCGCTATCTGTCGCAGCTTGGATGCGAAAGAATGGTCGCGCAAAGAAATTAGTGTACGACGCGCGCGAAGTATACACAGAACTTCCCGCTGTCGCTCATAAGCCATTGCGGCGAGCAATCTGGAAGCAGGTCGAACATCATGGCCTCACTTCCACCGATATAATCGTCGTAACTGCACCGCATGATCTCCAAGCTATTCTCGATGTGCATGGCTTTATACCACGGAGTATGCTCATCCGCAATCTCCCCTGGAAAAATGAAATGTTAAGAAGGCATCAAGCACAACTTGAGGATTATGGAATTCCGGTCGGGTCGAACGTAGTAGTTTATTTGGGTGGGCTGCAACAAGGAAGAGGACTCGAAGCGGCCGTCCAATCCGTAGTAGCTACAGCCGCCCATTTGTTCATGATCGGAGATGGCGCACTTCGGCAAACCATTGAACAGCTCGCAGTGAAAGAAGGAGTCGGTGACCAAGTACACTTTGCGGGTGCCCTGCCATCCGATCATGCGCTGGCGCTAGCGGCATCTTGCGATGTGGGGCTTGTGATTGTCGAGCCGGTTTCGAAGAGCTATGAACTTGCCTTGCCGAGCAAATTATTTGAATACATGATGGCTGGCATTCCCATCGTCACCAACCACATGCGGCACGTCCAAGAACTATTTGAGGACAAACCCTGGATCGAGTTCGTGAGCATCACGCCTGAGGCAATTCGCGCGGGCATTACCAAAGCGATGAAAGTCTCCGCTATAGCTCGTTTCGAGGAAAAAAGGCTTGCATTACAACGGTACCATTTCGCGTCTGATGCGTCACCACTTATCGGACTTCTCGACTCAGCGCTTAGCATTCAATAG